In Chitinophaga oryzae, the sequence AATTACCATTATTTAAAGTTAACAAACAAAAAAAAACGGCCTCCCTTTTTTTCTGTCCTTCAGTATATTCCCCTGCGCGTCCAGTAAAGCCTTCAGGGTTTTGTACCGGCAACCCTGATCTTATCCAGTGCGTCTTTGAATGTCCTTACGGCGGTTTCCATGTGGTCGTAGTTTTTATATACCTCTGTGCTGACGTTGACTTTTTTCCCGGTATCTGCAGACAGTGCTTTTATTATGACAGTAAATTCGTCCGGCAAGGATAGTTTCCCATCATTCTCCAGTGATCCGATGGTGAGCAGGAGATTGGCCGGCGCTGATCCATGCGGGCTGCTACTGCCTGACAATTGCCGGATCAGATAATTGTTACAGTAAGAAAGCGAAGGACTGGCAGCCACCAGGTTGCTAAAATAAACGCGTCCTCCGGCCAGCTGCTGCTCCATAGCATATACGGTAAAATAGCCGCCCAGCGAATGCCCCATCAGGGTACGGTGAGTTGTATCTGTGAGATAATGTGCATCTATAAAAGGTATTAATTCTGTTTGAAGAAAGCGAAGGAATCTGTTCGCACCTCCGCTGAGAGCGAAGCTATCTTCAGGCGAGGCCTGCGGAAAGGTGTAATCCCGGTTCCGGAGTGTGTCATTCTGCGCAAAATCGGCATAACCAACTCCTATTAAAATGGGACCGGAAGCGGCATCCCGCTTATTTTCCCCGTCCATAAAATCAGCTACCTGATCAAAATAGGCGTTAGCATCCAACAGGTATACTACCGGGTGTTTTTTATTCATTTTCCTGCCGTACCCCGCCGGCAACCTCACAAAAACAGAAAAGCTATCCTGTACAGCGCTGGCATATAATCTGAAAGCCGGTACCGCCTCTCTTTCTTCAGCGGTATTATGGTTTTTTTTGCGTGCATTATCCGTCACCAGCGCGGTTACAAACATACGATAATGGTGGGGAGGTATGATCCAGTCGCCATGGCTTTGGGTCCTTACAAAACTTTTAGCTGCACCTCCCAGTTTCAATTCATAAGCTATCGGGTCCGTCTTTTCGGTCGACGGCATAAATTCAATGCCTACAACAACGTCCCCTTTCAGGTAGACTACATCATTTACCAGGTTAAATTTCAGCCATCCTTTCTGTACGGCATGTGTTTGTATAATATTCTTCTCAACAACCCTCCCTTCTGGCTGATTACCGTCGTACCGATAGAAGTTTATCCTGAAAACCGCACTGTCTTTTCGTGTCTCTCCAATAAAAAGATTTACAGACGTTATTCTGGATGGAATGGTGTCCAGCCTGACCAGCTGGGCTATTTCGAAGATATCATCCTGATTGGTACTGCGATCCGTAAAGTGTATAAGTGGCCGGTATTTTACGATCCCGAACTTTGCCTCCACCATCTTTTCTGCCTGAATTGTCACTGTATTTAGCTGTTTAGGCTTTTCTGACAGCGTTATGCGGGAATTGGCGGCCACCGCTTTTACCGGAAGGCCGATAGTGCCGTATCCAACCAGGGAAAAGGTCAGTGTGTCATGCACCTGCTGCGATGGTATTTCAATAAAGAAGGTCCCATCTTCGCGTGAAACAGTTCCTCTGTTTTTATGCCTGATACCAATATTTACAAACGGAAGCGGTTTACCGTCTGCGGCGCTGACTACACTGCCTTTAATACTTACTTGTGCAGCCACGGGCAAACGCACGTACAACATAACGGACAAGAAAACTATCAACATAACAATCCTTCCCATAATTATTCATTTTCCCCATCAATCTACGCGGACAGGGTTCATATAATCAAAATTCTTATATACCACCCCTCTTCCCCATCCACCGGAATTTACGACACCCGTACTTCTGTCATTCGTCCTGTATCTGGACCGATTTAAGCATTCGCCATACCCCATCAACAGATCTTCAAACAATTCGTCATTTTCCCTCACTTGTTCCCATAGATACTCACCATCCATACCGGAGGAACTGAGCATTCCGGGGCCTTCCTCCCGATACAAACTCTGCCCGCCATTTTCATATTCCAGCAGCACCCCTTCTCCCGTCTCCCTGTAGCTTCCGCTATGGTTCATTCCTTCTTTGAGCGTCCACCCGCCGTATGTCAGTACCAGGTTATGTCTCAGCATTTCATCATATTGATAGCCGGTTCTGTAAAAACGGCCGTCCTTTAGCAGATAAAGCACACCGCTCTCCGTTTTCATTGTCCCCGAAATACGCAGAAACAATCTCTCCAGATTATTACTCAGGTAAAAGTTCTTCAGTCTTTCTTCATTGGAATGGCTGATGAATTTAAGGTGCACTTCATTGCTGATGTAGACTCTTCTGCCTCCAATCTTCTCAAGCCGGTTAACAAGATCAACATCCTCCACGCCATAACCTTTCATCGATTCATCAAAACCATTTACCGCATGCAGCAGATCGCGGTGAAAGCAGAGTTTCCCTCCCTGGTCCCGGTAGGGGATGAAATCCCGCCGAAGTGTAGTGACCACCGTGTTTTTACCATTTTCTTCAAAAGCATCGTTTACCCAATTTACGTAATCCACTCCCGCATAATTGTCTGCATCCAGCATACCAATGATATCGCCGGAAGCCAGCTTCAGTGCCAAATTTTTCGAATGTGAAAGATCGAAGTACGCTGGCTCTGTGGTTACATAATATTTCAGGATACCCGACTCGATATGTTCCTGCATGTTATTTTTCATCCAGTCATCCATTCCGTCACGGGAGTTGTAATTCAATACTACAAATTCAACAAACGGAAATCTGCTGTTTTGCTGAATATTAGCGGGCAGTGTTTCACACAAATAGGATAATCTGTTCATGCAGACAGTACAAAGCGATATTTTATTCATATATTACAGTGATAGTATAGATCATATAACAAAGCCTCTTCGTTAACCCACCAGGGGGCCGGAAAATCACCAGCAACCGTACAATAAAAAAGATATCATGAAAAAAACACCAGTTATTCCGGCATCACTTTTCCTGCTATGTCATCTTACCGCCGTTTCCCAGCATATTGTGACCGGTAAGGTAATTGACGGGCGTACCAAAGAAGCGCTTCCTTTTGTAAACATTGGTATCTGGCAAAAGAATACCGGCGCAATTTCACAAAAAGACGGCACCTTTTCCATCAGTATTCCGGACTCTCTGACAGGCAACAGCCTTACTTTTTCCCTGCCAGGTTATACTACGTTGTCATTACCAGTCAAACAGCTTCCGGACAACGGGCACACCACAATTGCTATGTCACTGAAAGAGCGGCAATTGGCATCGGTTACCGTTTATTCCAAAAAAATATCCGCAAGGAAACTGGGTCCCGGAAGCAAACGATCACTGCTGCATTTTACGGATGGCAGTACCAATCAGAACGACATCTTTGAAATCGCGCAACTCATCAGGCTTGACACCGCTTTATCTAAAATAATATCCGTCAACCTGAAATTAACCGATGCAAGGAAAGACAGCGGTACGTTCCGGATCAATTTTTATCAGTTTGACGGACAGCGTCCTTCCGCCCGTATGCTTGAACAGAATATTATCCAGACTCATCAACTCGAGCCGGGGTGGCTTAAATTTGATTTGTCGGCGGAAAATATTTATTTACGCGGTGATGTTATTGTCGCGATTGAGTTCATTCCATCTCAGCATAAAAACAGCGGGCCTATCCATTATGAAATTAAACCCGGAGGCCGCGCCAGCAGTTTTGTCAGATCACAAAGCCAGGGCCAATGGCGGGTACCACCGCATCAATACATGGTGTACGTTACTGCGCTCTGAGCAACCTTCTGTACCTAGTCGGCCCGGAGTACATCAACGGGGTTTACCACCGCAGCACGCAGCACTTCCCGCCCGGTTATCAGCAACGAGATAAGCAATACCAGCAGCAAGGGCAGCAAAAACATCCACCAGGCCATCTGAACATGATAGGCATATGACGACAGCCAGCGATATACAAAGTAGCCAGCCACGGGCAAGCCGATAAACGCAGCGATCAGGATAATTTTCAGGAAGTCCCTGACAAGGATAAAAATAATATGCAGGAGAGAGGCGCCCAGCACCTTTCGTATCCCCATTTCCTTCGTACGCTGAATGGCGATCAGCGATATGAGGCTATAAAGTCCCAAACAGGAAATAATAATTGCCAGAAAAGTAAAACAATTAAACAGGTTCATTGTCAATACATCCTTCCGGTAAAAAGCATTGAACCTGGTATCCAAAAACTCATAGGCAAACGGCTGATCAGGGAAAAAATCAGTCCATGTGCTCTTCAGCCCGGCCATATCTTTCTCATTAATTTTCACCATAAAATCCAACACGCCTACAGTATCATATACCATCACCAGCGGCTCGAGAAAATTATGAAATGATTTATAATAAAAATCCCTGACCACTCCAACCACTTTCCCTTTTCGTTCAAATCCTTCAATTGGCTGGTCAATAGCCCTTTTCCAGCCCATTTTCCTGACAAAGGCCTCATTCACCAGGAAGCCCTGCTTTAAATCAGTACCAAAATCAGGTGAAAGATTACGCCCCTCAGCCAGAGGAATCTTTAGTACTGACAGGAAATCCTTATCAATAAAAAAATAATTGCACATGGTTTCTTTGCGTTGTCCGTTGCCCGAAGTCACGATCGTATTAGACATGGGTATACCGTCGGACTGCAGTCCGGTGCCTGCCGTAACGCCTTTTACCTCCGGTCTTGCACGAAGGGCCTGGTAGAAAGCCTCTGCCCGTTGTTTATAAATTGAATCGTTAGGCAATGCGATCAGTGCCACCTGGTCTCTGTTAAACCCGGGATCTTTCTTCTGCAGGTAACGAAGCTGCGAAAAAATAGCGATTGTTCCCGTAATTAAAATGATCGTGATAACGTATTGTCCGCCGGTCAGTATTCGGCGCGTCAGCACGATGGACTTTCCATGTTTCCACGTCCCCTTCAGTACTTTAACAGGCTGAAAAGAAGACAGTACGAACGCAGGGTATAAACCAGCCAGAAACACCGTTGCTATAAAGGCAGGAACAATAAAAATAAAATTGCTCTGCCAGCTGAAAGTAATCTTTGTTTCCAGGATGCTATTGAAAAAGGGTAGCGTCAGAAAAGCGATGCCTATTGCAATCAGCCATGCAAAGGCAACCAGCACCAATGATTCAAACATAAACTGTGAAATCAGCTGGGCCGGCAGCGCGCCGCTGACCTTTCTCACACCCACTTCCCTTGCCCGTTCTGCTGATTTGATAATGGAATTATTTATATAATTCAGTAACGCCATGAATAGGATAAAGACCGCCAACACCGAAAAGAAATAGGCAAATTGTCTGTTTCCCTTGGGTGTATCCACCAGCTTGTCCTTACTGAAATGAACCATTGCCAGTGGTTCTGCCTCAAAACTAAGGCTCACTCCTGTTTGTTCATCACGCATCAGCTCCGGTTTTACAAACTCATCCACCATCGTTTGCAGGTTCCTGGCTATCTTGCTATAGTCCGGAGCTGACCGGAACAATACAAAGGTATAGGCAGAAAAATCCTCTCCCATCCAGGAAGTATATTTTGAAAAATTGACTGATAAAAGTGCATCTATCTGAATATCTGAATTGGCAGGCCTGTTTTTCACCACCCCGGAAACCTGCAATGGTTTCCCGTCGGCATATATTACCTTTCCCAATGCAGGGCCTGCGCCAAAATATTTTTTTGCAGTAGTTTCAGTCAGCACTATTGAATTGGGCTCGCTCAATGCGGTAGCAGGACTGCCCTCCAGAAACCGAAAGGTAAAAACAGAAAATATCTGCGGATCAGCCTGATAAAAATGAGATTCGCGGACCATCTCTCCGTTAGACTTTACTACAGTGCTGTATTGTTGCAGGCGCACAGCTTCCTCCACTTCGGCATAGGCATTTTTTAATGCCGGCGCCAGCGGATAAGGGGATGTGGCTAACCGGATATCTCCTTCCGGTGTGTGCAGGCTGGTGGTGATCCTTACGATACGGTCCGCTTTTTCGTTGTAAAGATCATAAGTCAGCTCCGACCTTACATAAAAAAAAATAATAATGCAGGCAGCAATGCCAATGGACAATCCTACCAGGTTCATAATGGCCAGGCCTTTATGTTTTCGCAGGTTCCTGAAAGTAAGGCTTAGATAGTATTTGATCATAAAAAACCAATAGAATTGACTGATAGCAGCCTTTTATACAAGGCGTGCCTCACATCCCGGTTTAAAAAGTCAGGTATCTGATTTATCGAAATCACTCCAGGACCGGTAGTCCGGATCATGATCAGCTTCTATAACAGCAGTAGCAATAACGCGGTCTCCTTTAAAGCTGTTTCTTCCGTGCGCTGTCAATAGGTTGTCCAGAAAGAGGATATCTCCCTGCTGGTATGGAAAAGATACTGTATTTTTTGCAAATGCATGTGCTATCTCCCTGTATTCATCTGCTGTAATTTCGGTACCGTCACCCAAAAAAGTATCGGAAGTGATGTATTCCTCCGGTAAAAAGTCATCGAATGCCATGCCTAATTCCTGATAACGCGAGTATTTATTAAAGAAGTAGACATGATTGAACCAGGTTTGTTCACCCGATACCGGGTGTTGATATATCGCTTTTTCCTTGGTCCATTCCAGTACCACGTGATCATTATCGAGAAAGGTGAAGCTGATATTATTCTTTCTGCAAATGTCCTCCACCATCTTCCGGTCCTCTGTCTGGAACACTTCCTGCCAGGGCATGCCCAGATCAGCGAAAAGATTCCGTTTATACTTCACGCCTTTGCTGCGGAACTTATCAAGCAGCCGGGATGGAATATCACGCAATACTTTACGGGAATCGGCGATGGGCGTTTCTCCTCCCTCTGTCGCAGGGGTGAGGCAACAGAAAACTATTTTACGCCCCCAAATTCTGCTATATGATGATTCGTTGTGCAAATGAATGATCCTATCGCTGGGATAGGATGTTGATTCGTAAATATTTTTCACCGATTTATCCAATTCCTTCCGGGGAGACGATCTGAACATATACTCCAGCGGTTGTGCATTGAAGCAACTGATAAACCGGCTAAAATCGTTGATATTTCTGACTTCAAAACCTCTCAGGAGTATGCTTCCGTATCTGACAAGATGTTGTTCAAAGGAATCCCTGTTACGCTGTATCCAGGCTACCGGGTCCACCACGTCAGACGCCGGTTCTATTACCAGCGGAAAGGAGTTTCCTTTGTCCTGAAGATAACTATATTTCGTAAGCTCGTTATTTACGGGAATACTGAGGTTGCAATCAGGTGAATTGGGCTCCATCAAATAAGGTTTGAATATTATTAATCAGTACATGTATTCTCCTCCGTCGATAATCAGTTTCTGCCCGTTTATGTATTCGGCCTGGTCGGAGACCAGAAAACTTACCGCGGCTGCTACATCATCGGGGACGCCTATACGTTCCAGTGGAATTCTTCTGCGGCCCAGCTCTTCTTCCATTCTGG encodes:
- a CDS encoding ABC transporter permease is translated as MIKYYLSLTFRNLRKHKGLAIMNLVGLSIGIAACIIIFFYVRSELTYDLYNEKADRIVRITTSLHTPEGDIRLATSPYPLAPALKNAYAEVEEAVRLQQYSTVVKSNGEMVRESHFYQADPQIFSVFTFRFLEGSPATALSEPNSIVLTETTAKKYFGAGPALGKVIYADGKPLQVSGVVKNRPANSDIQIDALLSVNFSKYTSWMGEDFSAYTFVLFRSAPDYSKIARNLQTMVDEFVKPELMRDEQTGVSLSFEAEPLAMVHFSKDKLVDTPKGNRQFAYFFSVLAVFILFMALLNYINNSIIKSAERAREVGVRKVSGALPAQLISQFMFESLVLVAFAWLIAIGIAFLTLPFFNSILETKITFSWQSNFIFIVPAFIATVFLAGLYPAFVLSSFQPVKVLKGTWKHGKSIVLTRRILTGGQYVITIILITGTIAIFSQLRYLQKKDPGFNRDQVALIALPNDSIYKQRAEAFYQALRARPEVKGVTAGTGLQSDGIPMSNTIVTSGNGQRKETMCNYFFIDKDFLSVLKIPLAEGRNLSPDFGTDLKQGFLVNEAFVRKMGWKRAIDQPIEGFERKGKVVGVVRDFYYKSFHNFLEPLVMVYDTVGVLDFMVKINEKDMAGLKSTWTDFFPDQPFAYEFLDTRFNAFYRKDVLTMNLFNCFTFLAIIISCLGLYSLISLIAIQRTKEMGIRKVLGASLLHIIFILVRDFLKIILIAAFIGLPVAGYFVYRWLSSYAYHVQMAWWMFLLPLLLVLLISLLITGREVLRAAVVNPVDVLRAD
- a CDS encoding carboxypeptidase-like regulatory domain-containing protein, with the protein product MKKTPVIPASLFLLCHLTAVSQHIVTGKVIDGRTKEALPFVNIGIWQKNTGAISQKDGTFSISIPDSLTGNSLTFSLPGYTTLSLPVKQLPDNGHTTIAMSLKERQLASVTVYSKKISARKLGPGSKRSLLHFTDGSTNQNDIFEIAQLIRLDTALSKIISVNLKLTDARKDSGTFRINFYQFDGQRPSARMLEQNIIQTHQLEPGWLKFDLSAENIYLRGDVIVAIEFIPSQHKNSGPIHYEIKPGGRASSFVRSQSQGQWRVPPHQYMVYVTAL
- a CDS encoding TauD/TfdA family dioxygenase; translation: MEPNSPDCNLSIPVNNELTKYSYLQDKGNSFPLVIEPASDVVDPVAWIQRNRDSFEQHLVRYGSILLRGFEVRNINDFSRFISCFNAQPLEYMFRSSPRKELDKSVKNIYESTSYPSDRIIHLHNESSYSRIWGRKIVFCCLTPATEGGETPIADSRKVLRDIPSRLLDKFRSKGVKYKRNLFADLGMPWQEVFQTEDRKMVEDICRKNNISFTFLDNDHVVLEWTKEKAIYQHPVSGEQTWFNHVYFFNKYSRYQELGMAFDDFLPEEYITSDTFLGDGTEITADEYREIAHAFAKNTVSFPYQQGDILFLDNLLTAHGRNSFKGDRVIATAVIEADHDPDYRSWSDFDKSDT
- a CDS encoding glycosyltransferase family 2 protein, which codes for MNKISLCTVCMNRLSYLCETLPANIQQNSRFPFVEFVVLNYNSRDGMDDWMKNNMQEHIESGILKYYVTTEPAYFDLSHSKNLALKLASGDIIGMLDADNYAGVDYVNWVNDAFEENGKNTVVTTLRRDFIPYRDQGGKLCFHRDLLHAVNGFDESMKGYGVEDVDLVNRLEKIGGRRVYISNEVHLKFISHSNEERLKNFYLSNNLERLFLRISGTMKTESGVLYLLKDGRFYRTGYQYDEMLRHNLVLTYGGWTLKEGMNHSGSYRETGEGVLLEYENGGQSLYREEGPGMLSSSGMDGEYLWEQVRENDELFEDLLMGYGECLNRSRYRTNDRSTGVVNSGGWGRGVVYKNFDYMNPVRVD
- a CDS encoding alpha/beta hydrolase-fold protein, producing MLIVFLSVMLYVRLPVAAQVSIKGSVVSAADGKPLPFVNIGIRHKNRGTVSREDGTFFIEIPSQQVHDTLTFSLVGYGTIGLPVKAVAANSRITLSEKPKQLNTVTIQAEKMVEAKFGIVKYRPLIHFTDRSTNQDDIFEIAQLVRLDTIPSRITSVNLFIGETRKDSAVFRINFYRYDGNQPEGRVVEKNIIQTHAVQKGWLKFNLVNDVVYLKGDVVVGIEFMPSTEKTDPIAYELKLGGAAKSFVRTQSHGDWIIPPHHYRMFVTALVTDNARKKNHNTAEEREAVPAFRLYASAVQDSFSVFVRLPAGYGRKMNKKHPVVYLLDANAYFDQVADFMDGENKRDAASGPILIGVGYADFAQNDTLRNRDYTFPQASPEDSFALSGGANRFLRFLQTELIPFIDAHYLTDTTHRTLMGHSLGGYFTVYAMEQQLAGGRVYFSNLVAASPSLSYCNNYLIRQLSGSSSPHGSAPANLLLTIGSLENDGKLSLPDEFTVIIKALSADTGKKVNVSTEVYKNYDHMETAVRTFKDALDKIRVAGTKP